In Bacteroidales bacterium, the following are encoded in one genomic region:
- a CDS encoding NADH-quinone oxidoreductase subunit H — protein MTNLLHILLFPGLLFLLVAGGFLSWFDRKITAWVQFRKGPPMLQPLYDFVKLMSKETILPRNASRMTFLSAPIFSAAGAAIAGLLIVLPAFGVSGGFRGDLIVIFYVLAIPSLTYIMGAMASGNPLASLGASREMKLIIAYELSFLLIIAAIILKSDFAIDIAGIMAAQQSDGAFIGSISGVLLFIALLMCIQAKLGFVPFDAAEAETEIASGFLIEYSGPPLAFIKLSKYFLILVLPVLAAVLLLGGFNLEGWGILWAVLKILLVVLLVTLVRNTNPRLTIKQAMRFFFVWMNLLVIAAIVLHYLGL, from the coding sequence ATGACAAACCTCTTACACATACTCCTCTTCCCCGGCCTGCTTTTCCTGCTGGTTGCCGGTGGTTTTTTATCCTGGTTCGACCGCAAGATTACAGCCTGGGTGCAATTCCGCAAAGGGCCGCCGATGCTGCAACCGCTCTATGATTTTGTGAAGCTGATGAGCAAGGAAACCATACTGCCGCGCAATGCCAGCCGGATGACTTTTCTTTCAGCGCCCATCTTTTCCGCTGCCGGGGCAGCCATAGCCGGTTTGCTGATCGTATTGCCCGCATTCGGCGTTTCGGGCGGATTCCGGGGCGATCTTATTGTGATCTTTTATGTACTGGCCATACCATCGCTTACTTATATTATGGGTGCGATGGCAAGCGGCAACCCGCTGGCTTCGCTGGGCGCGTCACGTGAAATGAAGTTGATCATCGCTTATGAGCTGAGTTTCCTGCTAATAATTGCAGCCATCATCCTCAAATCTGATTTTGCGATTGATATTGCCGGCATCATGGCTGCACAGCAAAGCGACGGAGCATTTATTGGCAGTATTTCAGGTGTACTTTTATTCATTGCACTACTCATGTGTATACAGGCCAAACTGGGTTTCGTACCTTTTGATGCCGCCGAAGCCGAAACAGAAATTGCATCCGGCTTCCTGATAGAGTATTCCGGTCCGCCACTGGCTTTTATCAAACTCTCGAAATATTTTTTAATCCTTGTGTTGCCGGTCCTCGCAGCAGTGCTGTTACTCGGTGGTTTTAACCTGGAAGGTTGGGGCATCCTCTGGGCCGTGCTGAAGATTTTGCTGGTTGTGTTGCTGGTAACGCTTGTCAGAAATACTAATCCGCGGCTGACTATTAAACAGGCGATGCGGTTTTTCTTTGTCTGGATGAATTTGCTAGTGATTGCGGCTATTGTGTTACATTATTTAGGACTTTAA
- the nuoB gene encoding NADH-quinone oxidoreductase subunit NuoB — MGFKEHCFKKSLWLFHFGGASCNNCDIEILDCLTPRYDVERFGMVLVGSVRHADVLLVNGSINAKCRSRLLEIYKQAPKPIVVVAIGACGCTGGIFAEGNTFAGPVDKIIPVDVYIPGCPPKPEAILAGIVNFLNKN; from the coding sequence GTGGGATTTAAAGAACATTGTTTTAAGAAATCGTTATGGTTGTTCCATTTTGGTGGAGCATCCTGCAACAATTGTGACATCGAAATTCTCGACTGCCTCACACCCCGCTACGATGTGGAGCGTTTTGGGATGGTGCTGGTAGGTAGTGTGCGCCACGCCGATGTGCTGCTCGTAAACGGCAGCATTAACGCCAAATGTCGCAGCCGACTGCTAGAAATTTACAAACAAGCACCCAAACCCATTGTAGTTGTAGCAATCGGCGCTTGTGGTTGCACCGGCGGCATCTTCGCCGAAGGAAACACCTTTGCCGGGCCTGTGGATAAGATCATTCCGGTAGATGTTTACATCCCGGGCTGTCCGCCAAAACCCGAAGCCATCCTGGCCGGAATTGTGAACTTTTTAAATAAAAACTAA
- a CDS encoding NADH-quinone oxidoreductase subunit C encodes MDNQELIELLKFKFKNDIQQVYIRFKNRVTLQVKKEGLPKLATYLFKEHRARFIIASAMDNSDKFEIVYHFSKDDSGLMLNLKVFLPKEKPEIESLVPLFVAADWIEREMHELFGIKFLNHPNLVPLISNGNWEDKAFPYAKKTVKQKQL; translated from the coding sequence ATGGATAACCAGGAACTCATAGAACTACTGAAATTCAAGTTCAAGAACGATATACAACAAGTGTATATCAGGTTCAAGAACCGTGTAACGCTTCAGGTGAAAAAAGAAGGGCTCCCTAAACTGGCTACTTACCTTTTTAAGGAGCACCGTGCAAGGTTCATCATTGCCTCGGCCATGGACAATAGCGATAAATTCGAGATCGTGTATCATTTCAGTAAAGATGACAGCGGCTTAATGCTGAACCTCAAGGTATTCCTGCCTAAAGAAAAGCCGGAAATAGAATCATTGGTTCCACTGTTCGTAGCAGCCGATTGGATCGAAAGGGAAATGCATGAACTTTTTGGCATCAAATTCCTGAACCACCCCAACCTGGTTCCATTGATCTCAAATGGTAACTGGGAAGACAAGGCTTTCCCCTACGCTAAGAAAACTGTAAAACAGAAGCAATTATGA
- a CDS encoding nickel-dependent hydrogenase large subunit encodes MMKTVIPVGPYHPLQEEPELFKLYCDGETVVDIDWETGYNHRGIEKINESKTFEQVFFVVERICGICSTSHPFAYANAMEELSHVKVPDRANYIRCIIGELERLHSHLLWVGLAGHFIGYNTVFMWTWKYREPVLDLFEMITGNRNSYAMFKIGGVRRDIPNDKFPAIRKVLAGLKPKVDLLLGAVLDDPVIHARTKGVGILTKQDIIDFCAVGPTARASGLAIDIRKDDPYAAYGMLDWKVITAEEGDVFAKAAVRFLEMYESIKIIEQSLTAMEKLPEGDISAKVKNIPDGEGCGRAEAPRGEVFHFVKSDGSNSPVRHKIRAPSYVNIATFKKSCIGQNISDATLALAAVDPCYCCTERMAFAYDAYSKKRIMDGNDLIRLSQKRTEELKRKL; translated from the coding sequence ATTATGAAAACAGTCATACCGGTCGGACCCTATCACCCGCTGCAGGAAGAGCCTGAATTGTTCAAGCTTTACTGCGATGGCGAAACCGTTGTGGACATTGACTGGGAAACAGGCTACAACCACCGCGGCATTGAAAAGATCAACGAAAGCAAGACTTTTGAACAGGTTTTCTTTGTGGTGGAACGCATTTGCGGCATTTGCTCCACTTCACATCCTTTTGCCTATGCCAACGCCATGGAAGAGTTATCGCATGTAAAAGTTCCCGACCGTGCCAATTATATCCGCTGCATCATCGGCGAGTTGGAACGCCTGCACAGCCATCTGCTTTGGGTAGGGCTGGCCGGCCATTTTATTGGCTACAACACCGTTTTTATGTGGACATGGAAATACCGTGAACCCGTACTTGACCTTTTCGAAATGATCACCGGCAACCGCAACTCTTACGCCATGTTTAAGATTGGCGGGGTAAGGCGCGATATTCCCAACGATAAATTCCCCGCCATCCGCAAAGTGTTGGCTGGTTTGAAACCCAAGGTTGATCTGTTGCTCGGTGCTGTGCTTGACGACCCGGTCATTCATGCAAGAACCAAGGGCGTTGGAATATTGACAAAACAGGATATTATTGATTTTTGTGCCGTTGGGCCTACTGCACGTGCATCGGGTCTGGCGATTGATATTCGCAAAGATGATCCTTATGCCGCCTATGGCATGCTCGACTGGAAAGTGATTACCGCCGAAGAAGGTGATGTATTTGCCAAAGCTGCTGTCAGGTTCCTTGAAATGTACGAATCCATTAAAATTATTGAGCAATCATTGACCGCGATGGAAAAACTACCTGAAGGTGATATTAGCGCCAAAGTAAAAAATATTCCTGATGGTGAGGGATGTGGTCGAGCCGAAGCGCCACGCGGTGAAGTATTTCACTTTGTGAAATCCGATGGTTCGAACTCCCCGGTTCGCCATAAAATACGCGCACCGAGTTATGTAAACATTGCCACGTTTAAAAAGTCCTGCATTGGTCAAAACATTTCTGATGCTACACTGGCGCTGGCTGCTGTTGACCCATGCTATTGCTGCACTGAGCGCATGGCCTTTGCCTACGATGCTTACAGTAAAAAGAGAATCATGGATGGAAACGATCTGATAAGGCTTTCGCAGAAACGCACCGAAGAATTGAAACGCAAACTATAA
- a CDS encoding DUF4040 domain-containing protein — translation MEYIISVLLILMIAGSIYTLHASDLLSAIVSYGIVGFGLVIIFLFLKAPDLAIVQIVVEIITLIIMIAVIRNSSKEDLQEGATIKLEGVRYVNLHQLIYISGATLLGIGLVYYFILSTAGLDAFGVHEMRMSQVYVEQGAELTGSANLVTGILFDFRGYDTLGEATILISAVVGILTILRIKGRK, via the coding sequence ATGGAATATATTATAAGCGTTTTACTTATTCTTATGATTGCCGGATCCATTTACACCCTGCATGCCAGCGACCTGCTTTCGGCCATTGTATCCTACGGTATCGTGGGCTTTGGCCTCGTAATCATTTTTCTATTCCTGAAAGCACCTGACCTGGCAATTGTGCAGATTGTGGTTGAAATCATTACACTGATAATCATGATTGCAGTGATCCGTAACAGCAGTAAAGAAGACCTGCAGGAAGGTGCCACCATTAAGTTAGAAGGCGTCAGGTATGTAAATCTGCACCAGTTGATTTATATTTCCGGAGCCACGCTTCTCGGAATTGGCCTGGTTTACTATTTCATTCTGTCAACGGCTGGACTGGATGCTTTTGGCGTGCATGAAATGCGCATGTCGCAGGTGTATGTGGAGCAGGGTGCCGAACTTACCGGAAGTGCCAACCTTGTAACGGGTATTCTTTTCGATTTCAGGGGTTATGACACGCTTGGCGAAGCCACAATTTTAATATCGGCAGTGGTTGGCATCTTAACAATTTTGCGAATAAAGGGGAGGAAATAG
- a CDS encoding cation:proton antiporter subunit C, which yields MTLFLLCFLLFLVGLYGVITRRNLIKIVLGLCIMEYSLNLFFVLIGYVHDGIAPIITKGSERATFVDPLPQAMVLTVIVIGLATTAMLLAIAIRLYRKHGTFDIREINSLKG from the coding sequence ATGACATTGTTTTTATTGTGCTTTTTGCTGTTTCTGGTTGGCTTGTATGGTGTAATCACCAGGCGCAACCTCATTAAGATCGTTTTGGGTCTTTGCATTATGGAATACAGTCTGAATCTGTTTTTTGTCCTTATAGGATATGTGCATGATGGAATTGCTCCAATCATCACGAAAGGTTCGGAAAGAGCCACTTTTGTTGACCCGCTGCCACAAGCTATGGTACTCACAGTTATTGTGATCGGACTGGCCACCACCGCCATGTTGCTTGCCATTGCCATCAGGCTTTACCGCAAACACGGCACTTTCGACATCAGAGAAATCAATTCATTGAAAGGATAG
- a CDS encoding NADH/ubiquinone/plastoquinone (complex I), protein MKALIPLFVILPLAAAFLIPIFAGKVRGFDKYLASTVMLSTVVFSLWLLFVPEPYPLIYKIGGWEPVNGIPIGLYFVLDGLTVFMLCIISVVGFLSAFYSINYIAKFTGEKYFYALFCLMVTGMNGVVLAGDLFNLFVFLEISVIASYALVAFGIEKQELEASFKYQVMGGLASLLIVLGIAMLYWQTKTLNIADIALVLEGVNDKKFMLFTQFLLLAGFGLKAALIPFHAWLPDAHSSAPSPISAMLSGVLIKAIGIYAIIRLFFNMFMLSTDIAWVIIVLGSLSMIFGVFLAIGQWDLKRLLAYHSISQMGYVILGTGIGMLILARGGDLKVASLAIAGGLFHLVNHAVFKGLLFLNAGAIEYRTGTRKLQEMGGLSEKMPITSATSLSASMAISGIPPFNGFFSKLLIIVAAVLGKFYLLALFAVIVSIITLASFMKVQKYAFYGSSLRREIEKIKEVPFAMSFSMIVMALLCLALSLLIFPGIRETILMPAVESLMNMGNYGVEILGY, encoded by the coding sequence ATGAAAGCTTTGATTCCATTATTTGTGATTCTGCCGCTGGCCGCCGCCTTCCTGATACCAATTTTTGCAGGCAAAGTGAGAGGCTTCGATAAATACCTGGCCTCTACGGTAATGCTGTCAACTGTGGTATTCAGCCTGTGGTTGTTATTTGTACCTGAACCTTATCCACTAATTTATAAAATTGGTGGTTGGGAACCAGTGAATGGAATACCTATCGGATTATATTTTGTACTAGATGGATTGACCGTTTTCATGCTCTGTATCATCTCGGTTGTTGGATTTCTTTCAGCTTTCTATTCGATAAACTATATTGCCAAGTTTACCGGTGAAAAATATTTTTATGCCCTTTTTTGCCTGATGGTGACTGGGATGAACGGAGTAGTGCTGGCCGGCGACCTTTTCAATCTGTTTGTTTTCCTTGAAATTTCCGTAATTGCCTCATATGCCTTGGTGGCCTTCGGTATCGAAAAGCAGGAACTGGAAGCTTCTTTCAAATACCAGGTAATGGGTGGGCTGGCTTCATTACTAATTGTGCTGGGCATTGCCATGCTTTACTGGCAAACCAAAACATTAAACATTGCAGATATTGCGCTGGTGCTTGAAGGTGTGAACGACAAAAAGTTCATGTTGTTTACCCAATTCCTGCTACTGGCAGGCTTCGGGTTAAAAGCAGCTTTAATCCCTTTTCATGCCTGGCTGCCTGATGCACATTCCTCAGCGCCATCGCCCATTTCGGCCATGCTATCTGGAGTACTTATTAAAGCCATCGGAATTTATGCAATCATTCGCCTGTTCTTCAATATGTTCATGTTGAGTACTGATATCGCCTGGGTAATTATTGTGCTTGGCTCGCTATCAATGATATTCGGCGTTTTCCTGGCCATTGGCCAATGGGATTTGAAACGGCTGCTGGCTTACCACAGCATCAGCCAGATGGGATATGTAATTCTGGGAACCGGAATAGGTATGCTAATCCTTGCCAGAGGTGGGGATTTGAAAGTGGCTTCGCTGGCTATTGCAGGAGGTTTGTTCCATCTTGTGAATCATGCCGTATTTAAAGGATTGCTCTTCCTGAATGCCGGCGCTATTGAATACAGAACAGGCACAAGAAAACTGCAGGAAATGGGTGGATTATCGGAAAAAATGCCTATTACTTCTGCGACTTCTTTAAGCGCTTCTATGGCAATTTCGGGCATACCACCGTTTAATGGGTTCTTCAGCAAGTTGTTGATTATCGTAGCCGCAGTACTTGGGAAATTCTATTTATTGGCGCTGTTTGCCGTAATTGTTAGCATCATTACACTGGCATCTTTTATGAAGGTTCAAAAATATGCATTTTACGGTTCATCCCTTCGCCGTGAAATTGAAAAAATAAAGGAAGTGCCTTTTGCCATGAGTTTCTCGATGATTGTAATGGCTTTGCTTTGCCTGGCCTTGAGCCTGTTGATTTTCCCGGGGATCAGAGAAACGATTTTAATGCCGGCAGTGGAAAGTTTGATGAATATGGGAAATTATGGAGTTGAAATATTGGGATATTGA
- a CDS encoding Na+/H+ antiporter subunit E has translation MRSIALFILLFGFWLIFTFSLKTDHIIVGALLSLVITLFFGRYYVEEPVKFLHPHRWLWSIIYIIIFLWECVKANFDVAYRVIHPDLPIHPGIVKVKLNLQTDMARAILANSITMTPGTITVDIQDNYIYIHWINVRGQRPEEYSYRICGKFEKYIGRIFE, from the coding sequence ATGAGAAGCATTGCATTATTCATCCTGCTCTTTGGTTTCTGGCTGATATTTACCTTTAGTTTGAAAACCGACCATATAATTGTGGGAGCGTTGCTGTCACTGGTTATTACACTATTCTTCGGGAGGTATTATGTGGAAGAACCAGTGAAATTTCTTCACCCACACAGGTGGTTGTGGTCAATAATCTATATCATCATTTTTCTATGGGAATGTGTGAAAGCCAATTTTGATGTCGCTTACCGGGTCATACATCCCGATTTACCTATCCACCCAGGCATCGTTAAAGTGAAGCTGAATCTTCAAACCGATATGGCACGTGCTATCCTGGCCAATTCCATTACCATGACTCCGGGAACCATCACTGTGGATATACAGGACAACTACATTTACATACACTGGATTAATGTGCGGGGGCAAAGACCCGAAGAGTATTCATACCGCATCTGCGGAAAATTTGAAAAATATATTGGGAGGATTTTCGAATGA